Proteins encoded by one window of Pseudonocardia alni:
- a CDS encoding PaaI family thioesterase: MTAPLLTGPALARRAALVLAVPLQAALGARLLDDADPAAGVAFTVDELADGGAGGAHAGALAVGLEVAALLAALPHLTEAEHAVSVSTAVTLPAQARRGREVAFRGTLDRRTGRSAFTSVTAVCDGVVVARAQVVKAVVGLQPG, translated from the coding sequence GTGACCGCACCGCTGCTGACCGGCCCGGCGCTGGCCCGCCGCGCCGCGCTCGTCCTCGCCGTCCCGCTGCAGGCCGCGCTGGGCGCCCGGCTGCTCGACGACGCCGACCCGGCCGCCGGGGTCGCGTTCACCGTCGACGAGCTCGCCGACGGCGGTGCGGGCGGCGCGCACGCCGGTGCGCTGGCCGTCGGGCTGGAGGTGGCCGCGCTGCTCGCGGCCCTGCCGCACCTCACCGAGGCCGAGCACGCGGTGTCGGTGTCCACCGCGGTCACGCTGCCCGCGCAGGCCCGGCGGGGCCGGGAGGTCGCGTTCCGCGGAACGCTCGACCGGCGCACCGGCCGGTCCGCGTTCACGTCGGTGACGGCCGTCTGCGACGGCGTCGTGGTCGCCCGGGCCCAGGTCGTGAAGGCCGTCGTCGGCCTTCAGCCGGGGTAG